A DNA window from Phycisphaerae bacterium contains the following coding sequences:
- a CDS encoding DoxX family protein: MATSQQGYGMMTLALFLSRCSLGLYFFFAGIGKIKSGVEAFYKGGFTSLKPLWLPDWFAMPYGHALPFVEVLVGVALIVGFYGRLAAAVAALALVSFTIALYQAGAFFPEKGGPFHSNVILLTLAFLLAVTGPGTFSVDSFRGRSTSR; the protein is encoded by the coding sequence ATGGCCACCTCACAGCAAGGCTACGGTATGATGACTCTGGCGTTGTTCCTCAGTCGCTGTTCTCTCGGCCTCTACTTCTTCTTTGCAGGTATAGGAAAGATCAAGTCGGGTGTGGAAGCCTTCTACAAAGGTGGCTTCACGTCACTGAAACCGTTGTGGTTGCCGGATTGGTTTGCCATGCCCTATGGTCACGCGTTGCCTTTCGTCGAAGTGCTCGTTGGCGTCGCGCTTATTGTGGGCTTCTATGGCAGGTTGGCAGCCGCCGTGGCGGCCTTGGCCTTGGTCAGCTTCACCATTGCTCTTTATCAGGCCGGTGCGTTCTTTCCCGAGAAGGGTGGCCCATTTCACTCCAACGTGATTCTCCTGACGCTCGCCTTCCTGCTGGCGGTCACGGGCCCGGGGACGTTCAGCGTCGACTCATTTCGCGGCAGGAGCACGAGCCGCTGA
- a CDS encoding RNA methyltransferase — protein MNESPKRKPLLREDKPRAPHLPDRGYWGIGVYHPKKEHNFGTILRNAYAFGASFVFTVGPRFRLQAADTARAWRHVPVFRYRDVDDLRDHLPYACSLVGVEIVEEAVYLPRFSHPERACYLLGAEDYGLPREVVACCEHAVRIPGAAYCLNLATAAAIIMYDRVSKRATRVFGPLTALNTPQLNPPIHKTEASGSGVEAANRPCPPG, from the coding sequence ATGAACGAATCACCCAAACGAAAGCCGCTGCTTCGTGAAGACAAGCCTCGTGCTCCTCACCTGCCCGATCGGGGATATTGGGGCATCGGGGTCTATCACCCCAAGAAGGAGCACAATTTCGGCACCATTCTGCGCAACGCCTATGCCTTCGGGGCGTCGTTTGTCTTCACCGTGGGGCCGCGTTTTCGCTTGCAGGCAGCCGACACGGCTCGCGCGTGGCGGCACGTCCCGGTCTTCCGATACCGGGACGTGGACGATTTGCGCGATCATCTGCCGTATGCATGCAGCCTCGTAGGGGTGGAGATCGTCGAGGAAGCCGTCTACCTGCCGCGGTTCAGCCATCCCGAGCGGGCGTGCTATCTGCTCGGCGCCGAGGACTACGGCCTGCCTCGCGAAGTGGTTGCCTGTTGCGAGCATGCCGTCAGAATTCCGGGCGCCGCCTATTGCCTCAACCTGGCGACGGCCGCGGCCATTATCATGTACGACCGGGTTTCCAAGAGAGCCACGCGGGTTTTCGGACCATTGACCGCTTTGAATACCCCGCAACTCAACCCGCCGATCCACAAAACCGAAGCCTCAGGAAGCGGCGTTGAGGCCGCCAACCGGCCCTGCCCCCCCGGCTGA
- a CDS encoding endo alpha-1,4 polygalactosaminidase encodes MNCSQRRVAHLPISGLLLLGCLLLTAMLSAASCVPSTDDPDGDGDPIDPNNPPITDGSWYRPAVTATWQWQLQPNTAGNINTAYDVEVYDIDLFDTPDSVIADLHAQGRKVIAYFSAGTYEPFRSDANEFLPAEIGNSLEDFADERWLDIRSENVRRIMLARLDHAMLRGFDGVEPDNVDGYANNSGFPLTAADQLAFNRFIANEAHKRNLAVGLKNDLDQITELVQYFDFAVNEQCHEYNECDLLKPFIDAGKPVFSAEYAGRYVNLPLIRNQMCADSLNLGLRTLVLPVDLDDSFRFSCDPSGPDY; translated from the coding sequence ATGAACTGTTCTCAACGGCGGGTCGCGCATCTTCCGATTTCGGGGTTACTCCTGCTCGGATGTCTGCTTCTGACCGCCATGCTTTCCGCGGCGAGCTGTGTCCCGTCGACGGATGATCCCGACGGCGATGGGGATCCGATCGACCCGAATAATCCCCCCATCACCGACGGCTCGTGGTACCGTCCGGCCGTCACGGCCACCTGGCAGTGGCAGCTCCAGCCCAACACCGCGGGCAACATCAACACGGCCTACGACGTCGAGGTCTATGACATTGATCTCTTCGACACACCCGATTCCGTGATCGCCGACCTGCACGCTCAAGGACGCAAGGTGATCGCCTATTTCTCGGCCGGGACGTACGAGCCTTTTCGTTCCGACGCGAACGAATTCCTGCCGGCCGAAATCGGCAACAGCCTTGAAGACTTTGCCGATGAACGCTGGCTCGACATCAGATCGGAAAACGTCCGGCGGATTATGCTCGCCCGGCTGGATCACGCCATGCTTCGCGGCTTCGACGGGGTCGAACCGGATAATGTGGACGGGTATGCCAACAATTCCGGCTTCCCGTTGACTGCAGCGGACCAGCTCGCCTTCAATCGATTCATCGCCAACGAGGCGCACAAGCGGAACCTGGCCGTGGGCCTCAAAAACGACCTGGACCAGATCACGGAACTCGTTCAGTACTTCGACTTCGCAGTCAACGAGCAATGCCACGAATACAACGAATGCGATCTGCTGAAGCCGTTTATCGACGCGGGCAAACCCGTCTTCAGTGCCGAGTATGCCGGCCGATACGTCAACCTGCCTCTGATTCGCAATCAGATGTGCGCCGACTCGCTGAACCTGGGTCTGCGGACGCTGGTCCTGCCGGTCGACCTGGATGATTCCTTCCGCTTCAGTTGCGATCCGTCCGGTCCAGATTACTGA
- a CDS encoding aspartate carbamoyltransferase catalytic subunit yields MKTDTRTAAAPAGAGPAPKPEPEFTWARRHLLGLEDLNREEILHIFRTAESLQDISTRSIKKVPSLRGRVVVNLFFENSTRTKTSFTLAAQRLSADVIDFTAASSSVAKGESLRDTVRNIEAMGVDTFIIRHTAAGAPHLITRCTQCHVINAGDGQHEHPTQGLIDIFTIRERKKRIEGLNVVIVGDIAHSRVARSNFWGLTRLGAHVTFCGPTTLVPQAFEKFGARVTHNLDEAIRDADVINMLRIQHERMTSSVFPSTQEYVRLFGLTSERVRHCKPDVLILHPGPINRGVELASDVADGPNSSILRQVSNGLAIRMAVLFLLNQTSEAAK; encoded by the coding sequence ATGAAAACCGACACAAGAACCGCGGCTGCGCCGGCAGGGGCCGGGCCGGCCCCGAAGCCGGAACCGGAGTTCACGTGGGCGCGGCGACACCTGCTGGGGCTGGAAGACCTGAATCGCGAGGAGATCCTGCACATCTTCCGCACGGCCGAGAGCCTGCAGGACATCTCGACCCGGAGCATTAAGAAGGTTCCATCGCTTCGTGGGCGCGTCGTGGTCAACTTGTTCTTCGAGAACTCGACGCGAACCAAGACCAGTTTCACGCTGGCAGCCCAGCGGCTATCAGCCGATGTCATTGATTTCACCGCCGCGAGTTCGTCCGTTGCCAAGGGGGAGTCGCTCCGCGACACCGTACGAAACATCGAGGCGATGGGCGTCGACACATTCATCATCCGGCACACGGCGGCCGGGGCCCCCCACCTGATCACCCGTTGCACGCAGTGCCACGTCATCAACGCCGGTGACGGGCAGCACGAACATCCGACGCAGGGCCTGATTGACATTTTCACGATTCGCGAGCGAAAGAAGCGGATCGAAGGGCTCAACGTGGTGATCGTGGGCGACATCGCCCATTCAAGGGTAGCCAGGTCGAATTTCTGGGGCTTGACGCGACTGGGGGCGCACGTAACGTTCTGCGGTCCGACGACCCTGGTACCACAGGCATTTGAAAAGTTTGGTGCCCGGGTGACACATAATCTCGATGAAGCCATCCGCGACGCCGACGTCATCAACATGCTGCGCATCCAGCACGAGCGGATGACCAGCAGCGTGTTCCCCAGCACGCAGGAGTACGTCCGTCTTTTCGGCCTGACCAGCGAGCGCGTCCGGCACTGCAAGCCCGACGTGCTGATCCTTCACCCCGGCCCGATCAACCGCGGGGTCGAGCTGGCCAGCGACGTGGCGGACGGCCCCAACAGCTCGATCCTCCGCCAGGTCTCCAACGGGCTGGCGATCCGGATGGCCGTCCTGTTCCTGCTTAACCAGACGTCCGAGGCAGCGAAATGA
- the pyrR gene encoding bifunctional pyr operon transcriptional regulator/uracil phosphoribosyltransferase PyrR has product MKSSSSEVLLDAAGIAAVLERMAREIFDSLPEGVPVAIIGILRRGEVLAQRIQTALLRLGARDIRHGTLDITLYRDDLASIGSQARLRQTAIDFDIEGVYLILVDDVLYTGRSIRSAMDALVDLGRPKAIRVAVLVERPGRELPIQPDFVGVRIGREDMPVTVSLAESDGIDEVRVG; this is encoded by the coding sequence ATGAAGTCATCGTCATCAGAAGTGTTGCTTGACGCCGCCGGCATTGCCGCGGTACTTGAGCGAATGGCCCGGGAGATCTTCGACAGCCTTCCGGAAGGCGTGCCCGTGGCGATCATCGGGATCCTGCGGCGAGGCGAGGTTCTCGCGCAGCGTATACAGACCGCCCTGCTTCGGTTGGGCGCTCGGGACATTCGCCACGGAACGCTCGACATCACCCTGTATCGCGACGACCTGGCGAGCATCGGTTCTCAGGCCCGGCTAAGGCAAACGGCTATCGACTTCGACATCGAGGGTGTGTACCTTATCTTGGTGGATGACGTCCTGTACACGGGGCGGTCGATTCGATCGGCCATGGACGCCCTGGTGGACCTGGGACGCCCCAAGGCGATTCGCGTCGCGGTTCTGGTCGAGCGGCCCGGCCGCGAGCTGCCCATTCAACCCGATTTCGTGGGTGTTCGTATCGGACGCGAGGATATGCCCGTCACGGTCAGCCTGGCCGAGTCGGACGGAATCGATGAGGTGCGCGTCGGATGA
- the rfaE2 gene encoding D-glycero-beta-D-manno-heptose 1-phosphate adenylyltransferase, which translates to MVAIRRCCGEGRELIPRLIQLVQSFGRQRVLLIGDLILDRYVYGDAERISPEAPVVVLRKEHDEERVGGAGSVAAGMRELGLEVVIVGAVGLDDAGHRIRALLEAQRIGTRGLIALSDRPTTTKTRFIGLAQHRHRQQLIRVDDEVTHPLSEPDAARVTQMAVAGVKDVAAVCLEDYDKGLLSESLCQKVIAVASAAGKPVLVDPARLGDYSKYRGATLLTPNRAEFQLASGCRDTSVETILVSAHGVIEKYDLGGLLVTVDRDGAILAEKGRKAVHIATRPRAVYDNTGAGDAVLAMLAAAIVAGATWEEAARLTNIAGGLEVERFGCVPITQEEVIADLRLSAGAGTGKIRTADELVTELSLRRSRHETVVFTNGCYDILHAGHVRFLEQCKALGNIVVVGLNSDASVRALNKGKDRPIVPERHRAEVIAALQSVDYVVLFDEPTPLRLIEKIRPEVLVKGEDWKDKGVVGREFVESQGGKVILLPLVEGLSTTRLIERIRAGAYDE; encoded by the coding sequence ATGGTAGCGATCCGCCGCTGCTGCGGCGAGGGCCGCGAGTTGATCCCCCGTTTGATACAACTGGTTCAATCATTCGGTCGTCAGCGGGTCTTGCTGATCGGTGATCTCATTCTGGATCGCTACGTCTACGGCGACGCGGAGCGAATCAGCCCGGAGGCGCCCGTCGTCGTGCTCCGCAAGGAGCATGACGAAGAACGGGTGGGCGGAGCGGGCAGTGTGGCTGCCGGCATGCGCGAGCTGGGGTTGGAGGTGGTTATTGTCGGTGCGGTGGGTCTGGATGACGCCGGTCATCGGATTCGGGCTTTGCTGGAGGCTCAACGGATCGGAACGCGGGGTCTGATCGCCCTGAGCGACCGTCCGACGACGACCAAGACGCGTTTCATCGGCCTGGCTCAGCACCGCCACCGCCAGCAGCTTATCCGGGTGGACGACGAGGTTACGCATCCGCTGTCGGAGCCGGACGCGGCTCGAGTTACCCAGATGGCGGTCGCGGGTGTCAAGGACGTTGCTGCTGTCTGCCTGGAGGACTACGACAAAGGCTTGCTGAGCGAATCGTTGTGTCAAAAGGTCATCGCCGTCGCGTCGGCCGCCGGCAAGCCCGTGCTCGTGGATCCAGCCCGCCTTGGCGACTACAGCAAGTATCGAGGGGCGACGTTGCTGACGCCGAATCGGGCCGAGTTCCAATTGGCGTCGGGCTGCCGTGATACATCGGTGGAAACCATTCTGGTCAGCGCTCACGGGGTGATCGAGAAGTACGACCTGGGCGGACTTCTGGTTACGGTTGATCGCGACGGAGCGATTCTGGCGGAAAAGGGCAGGAAGGCAGTGCACATCGCGACGCGACCTCGCGCGGTCTACGACAATACCGGGGCGGGCGATGCCGTGTTGGCCATGCTGGCGGCGGCAATTGTCGCCGGAGCAACGTGGGAGGAGGCCGCCCGGCTAACCAACATCGCCGGCGGTCTGGAGGTGGAGAGATTCGGCTGCGTTCCGATCACGCAGGAGGAGGTCATTGCCGACCTGCGTCTGTCAGCCGGGGCGGGAACCGGCAAGATACGCACTGCCGATGAACTCGTCACGGAGTTGTCTCTCCGGCGAAGCCGCCACGAAACGGTGGTATTCACTAACGGCTGTTACGACATTCTGCATGCCGGTCACGTTCGTTTCCTGGAACAGTGCAAAGCTCTCGGCAATATCGTAGTGGTCGGTCTCAACTCCGATGCTTCCGTTCGCGCTCTGAACAAGGGCAAGGACCGTCCGATCGTTCCCGAGCGGCACCGAGCCGAGGTGATCGCGGCATTGCAGAGCGTGGACTACGTGGTTCTGTTCGATGAACCGACGCCGCTGCGGCTGATCGAGAAGATACGACCGGAGGTGCTCGTCAAAGGGGAAGATTGGAAGGACAAAGGGGTCGTCGGGCGTGAGTTCGTCGAATCGCAAGGCGGGAAAGTGATTCTGCTGCCGCTGGTCGAGGGTTTGAGCACGACGAGACTGATCGAGCGGATTCGCGCGGGGGCGTATGACGAATAA